The following coding sequences are from one Dermacentor andersoni chromosome 5, qqDerAnde1_hic_scaffold, whole genome shotgun sequence window:
- the LOC126532409 gene encoding dynein light chain roadblock-type 1-like: MTTRRSNAMAARAKAGGTTSSSEVEDTFLSLHQHEGVLGVVATTADGAVIKSTLKDAQETTRYALLAAGVCREAHSSTGKLPSFLKMKAGDREILITPSKKYTLIAVTKISNPSADATQ; the protein is encoded by the coding sequence ATGACAACGCGCCGCAGCAACGCCATGGCGGCAAGGGCCAAAGCTGGCGGCACCACGAGCAGCAGCGAGGTCGAGGACACCTTTCTGTCGCTGCACCAGCACGAGGGCGTCCTGGGTGTGGTCGCCACCACGGCCGACGGGGCGGTCATCAAGTCGACGCTGAAGGACGCCCAGGAGACCACCCGGTACGCGCTACTCGCCGCGGGCGTCTGCAGGGAAGCCCACAGCAGCACCGGGAAGCTGCCCTCGTTCTTGAAGATGAAGGCTGGTGACCGCGAGATCCTCATCACTCCCAGCAAGAAGTACACGCTCATCGCGGTCACCAAGATCTCGAATCCATCCGCGGACGCCACTCAATAA